One Vitis vinifera cultivar Pinot Noir 40024 chromosome 15, ASM3070453v1 genomic window, TTATTGGGGAGAATTCTTCGTTCGCGGTATCAATTATATCACACAAGAGATACAACTCTATGACCCGGACAATTGCCTTCCTAAACGACTTCTGGCCTTCGATATTACGGGTTCTCCTTTCATGGCTGAGTACTACCTGAACTACACCTTCCTCATCTGCCCCTCTGAGCTCACAAGGTTTCGGTTCACCGCCATTGACTGTCTCAGCAATTCCACATCCTCGGTCTTAGCTACTTCTTCCATGAGTCTTGTTAGTAAAATGTCCTCATGCCAGATACTCACTACTCTAGCAGTTCCAGTTTCGTGGCCTGTTCAGAATGAGGAAGACTTCTCATCAGACCTCAACTCAGATCTTCAGTTAACATGGGATGTGCCCAGTTGCGGAGACTGCCAAGCTCAAGGCGGTTCATGCGGGTTCCAGAACAGCTCCAGTCTAGAAGTCGGATGTTTCTCTACGCCCGGAACAGGTACATGATCTTTCCTCATCTTCGCCGATTCATTCTCTTTACATCTTCTTTTGCACCAAAGATTTTCTCAATCACAACGACTTCATACCGCCATCTAGCCTAAaacatttgaggaaaaaaacTTTGTGATTTTCTGATTGGGTCAAGATATTCTTGGTGGAGCCAAGCTGTAGTTGGCCAAGAAACTGAGATAAAGAGGATATTTTTAGCTTTGCAATAGTCAATAATACGATGATGATGGCATGACATGTAATTGGTTTTGTGAAATTGACTTtataccattattattattaaattaaccAAAATTATAGCTAACAATAACAATGTCAACTTGGCGGTAGCCAACTTGAGATGTAAACAGTGACGTTGCTTTTCTCATTTAAAATGGGTTATAGGGAATTGCGTGTACTAAATGTACTCCATTCTTTGAATCGCCTTGAAAGTCAAAATCGCCCACAGCCCTACTACAGTTTTGATAGAGTCATTTGAGGGCTTCATGCGGTGAAACCAGGGAAAGCAAAAGTGACAATggcatagaaaatgaaaaatggtcctttcaatttcttcaaGATCATTATAGTTTTGGAAAGTAAAAGAATAATCCTATATCGGTAGAAGtcaatgttttataaaattttaaaaatcacccACTCTCCCACTCCGAGAATGGCTTTTAGAAGATGTTAGAACTTAGAAAAGCGTGAACAGAGCCTCATTCAACAATAAAAATGCTCATAAGAAAACTCTTTTGCACATGATTTGCAGACAATGGAAGCGAATCCAGTGGTAGTCTCCGAGTCTTTAGGATCATTTCCTTGTCCATTACCTTACCAGCCATCATATGTGCTGTTGGGATCGCATTCTTCATATGCTTCAGTGACAGGAGGCGCGACCACAGCCGGGTAAACGCTGCACAGCAGAGCGCTGCTTCTCTTGAAGCGCCACAGGAGCCTGCTGCCATGATGGGCCTAGATGAGTCCACCATTGAGTCCTACACAAAAGTGGTTCTTGGAGAAAGCCGACGCGTTCCTGGACTTAATGACAGCACTTGCCCTATATGCTTATCGGACTACTGCACCAAGGAGACACTGAGGTGCATACCTGACTGCGGACATTGCTTCCATGCTGAGTGCATTGATGAGTGGCTCCGGGTGAATGGAAGCTGCCCAGTTTGCCGGAATTCTCCATCTCCTGTCTATGTGAATCCATAGCTTCTCTGTAGCCTGGCTGAAatgaataaattgaaaattcCTACAAATTGAATTCCTTTCTCAACCGTCCATATCCAGTCTCCCGAGATCCAAACAGAATTATTTAGTGATGGGGtgttattcatttttatgtGTACATTGTGATTGTCAGCTGGAAACATATGGTGTTCATTTATATTGTGCACCCTGAAATTGTGAGTTGTAACATATGAAAATGTTTTAGGAACAGtgatacaaagaaagaaaaatatatcctATGATTGCTTTCATCAAAGTTGATGCGTCCCAGACCTATGTTCCAGCATACAAACCATATATATAAAACAGAGGATTAGCAGTTACACACACTTCAATTGCGATATCAGTCATTTAAAGGGAACACATTGCTCAAGAAGAGGCGAGGATTGAAGTCAGATGAGCCATGAGGGACATCTCATTTCTTGGCGAGCAGCTTCTTTGGTAGCTTCTCCAAAGGTATAGTCTTGAGCAGGAAAAGCCTGGCAGCCCGCTCTTGCAATGTACCTCCACATTTCAACCCACGTTCTTGCAGTTCAGATTTTAACCTTTCCAGTCCAAGAACCTACAaccaattcaaaaaattaaaaagaatgtTGGTGACTGTTAAAACCGATGATATAAAACTTCCAGAGTACATATATAAAGATGCCACTAGCATGGGCTTGAAAAACTGGTTGGAGATTTATGGTTCTGCATTTGCACTCATACAATTACCAGGCACATTATTCCATCAACAAAGAACAGGTTAAGATTCATAGTTTCACACCCTCTAGTTCTCAACTAAAATATccattaacaattttttttcctatttctattttaaaagtcATAACAACAATCCATTTGGAGTGTAGGATCATACTCATCACAATTTATCAATCATTTTCAACACAATATAATCTTTACCCAACCCACTAAATAGTGGTCATGATCATCCAACTGCTGCTTATTCTCAAATTCATGGTTTGCTAATGGAAGTATATAGGGAAGGTCACAAACTGATTAAATCTAAACTAGAATTCAAATGTTAAAATCTATAAGAGATGACTATCAGTAAAAAAATCGTTGTTAGAATCAAAGTATAATAAGGAACCGATGGCCTGCAGCAAGATCTATGATGATGAACC contains:
- the LOC100241420 gene encoding putative RING-H2 finger protein ATL21A, which gives rise to MAFLDIFFFLFSVFPLILAREACPVSRCGSNGSTIGFPFHLVGQQHQNCGYPGFNLSCGSPGITVLRLPYWGEFFVRGINYITQEIQLYDPDNCLPKRLLAFDITGSPFMAEYYLNYTFLICPSELTRFRFTAIDCLSNSTSSVLATSSMSLVSKMSSCQILTTLAVPVSWPVQNEEDFSSDLNSDLQLTWDVPSCGDCQAQGGSCGFQNSSSLEVGCFSTPGTDNGSESSGSLRVFRIISLSITLPAIICAVGIAFFICFSDRRRDHSRVNAAQQSAASLEAPQEPAAMMGLDESTIESYTKVVLGESRRVPGLNDSTCPICLSDYCTKETLRCIPDCGHCFHAECIDEWLRVNGSCPVCRNSPSPVYVNP